In the genome of Bacillota bacterium, one region contains:
- a CDS encoding hydrogenase small subunit gives MGTTNLETGLLKLELRGVSRRDFLKYCSATAMMLGMNYCFGGLLAQAATTAVKKKPVIWIQGQGCTGCSCSLLSSMSPGPAEILLDAISMRFNSTIMNSAGHVSTEVLKSSMQEGDYLLVVEGSIPTADPRFCMVEGMPFDELLMKAAKNASAVIAAGTCAAYGGIPQAGITGAKSVSDLISDKPIINVPGCPLKPDWLVGTLLYYLTFGEVPALDAQKRPLAYFGRHFLHDSCARAAYFERGQFLEDWNDPSTSAWCLLKKGCKGPVTYADCNSVFWNDGANSCVKAGSPCAGCVQPEFYKELSPLYASPFAPGTEDEMLPLVKSQRGLDPASVALGVGIAAVPLVATQVEKLLKKNIKERAQNE, from the coding sequence ATGGGTACCACCAACCTGGAAACAGGCTTGCTCAAACTGGAACTAAGGGGAGTCTCACGAAGGGACTTCCTCAAGTACTGTAGCGCAACAGCGATGATGCTGGGGATGAACTACTGCTTCGGTGGTCTCTTGGCCCAGGCGGCAACTACTGCTGTGAAGAAGAAGCCCGTCATATGGATCCAGGGCCAGGGGTGTACCGGCTGCAGTTGCTCCCTTCTCTCATCAATGAGCCCGGGACCTGCTGAGATCCTGCTGGATGCGATCTCAATGAGGTTCAACAGCACCATAATGAACTCAGCAGGACATGTTAGCACAGAAGTCCTGAAAAGCTCCATGCAGGAAGGCGACTATCTCCTGGTGGTGGAAGGGTCAATCCCCACAGCAGACCCCAGGTTCTGCATGGTAGAGGGCATGCCCTTCGACGAATTGCTGATGAAAGCCGCAAAGAACGCTTCAGCAGTCATCGCGGCTGGAACCTGCGCTGCCTATGGCGGAATACCGCAGGCAGGTATTACCGGAGCGAAGAGCGTTTCTGACCTAATCAGCGACAAACCCATCATAAACGTTCCTGGGTGCCCTCTAAAACCCGATTGGCTGGTGGGCACGCTTCTGTACTACCTCACCTTCGGAGAGGTTCCCGCCCTGGACGCACAAAAGCGACCGCTGGCCTACTTCGGCAGGCACTTCCTTCACGACTCTTGTGCCAGGGCTGCCTACTTTGAGAGGGGGCAGTTCCTTGAGGACTGGAACGACCCGTCAACGTCAGCCTGGTGCTTGCTCAAGAAGGGATGCAAGGGCCCGGTTACATATGCCGACTGTAACAGCGTCTTCTGGAATGACGGGGCGAATTCGTGTGTGAAAGCAGGCTCCCCGTGCGCCGGTTGCGTTCAGCCGGAATTCTACAAGGAACTATCCCCGCTGTACGCATCTCCCTTTGCACCTGGAACGGAGGATGAAATGCTCCCGCTCGTCAAGAGCCAGAGAGGGCTTGACCCAGCGTCGGTTGCGCTCGGGGTCGGCATAGCCGCGGTGCCGCTGGTGGCAACACAAGTAGAAAAACTCCTGAAAAAGAACATAAAGGAGAGGGCACAGAATGAGTAA